A part of Rickettsia canadensis str. McKiel genomic DNA contains:
- a CDS encoding NADP-dependent isocitrate dehydrogenase yields the protein MAEFTPITIAYGDGIGPEIMEAVLYILREAEARIRLETIEIGEKLYKKHYTSGISEESWASIQRTGVILKAPITTPQGGGYKSLNVTIRKTLQLFANIRPSVSFYPFTRTLHPNLNLTIIRENEEDLYAGIEYRQTHNMYESVKLISHTGCEKIIRYAFEYAVKNNRKKVTCLSKDNIMKFSDGIFHKVFNEIAKEYLQINNEHYIIDIGVARLATKPEMFDVIVTSNLYGDIISDVAAEISGSVGLAGSANVGQHYAMFEAVHGSAPDIAGQDIANPSGLLNAAIMMLVHIGQCDVASLIENAWKKTIEDGIHTADIYNDQTSSKKVGTKEFVEAVVKRLGQLPVELSKADYPLIAKKQESNIDYKIDTKEVKKLVGTDIFVNMNVLSAHDIADKINKLDIGNFELKTISSKGLKLWPRDARFETVADHWCCRFMNKDGTEIKYLDITRLLEALSKANITFIKVENLFEFDGVAGYSLAQGE from the coding sequence ATGGCAGAATTTACACCGATTACAATTGCATATGGGGACGGTATAGGTCCTGAAATAATGGAGGCAGTGCTTTATATATTACGTGAAGCCGAAGCTCGTATTCGACTTGAGACTATAGAAATAGGTGAAAAGCTTTACAAGAAGCATTATACTTCAGGCATAAGTGAGGAAAGCTGGGCATCAATACAACGTACCGGCGTTATACTTAAAGCCCCGATTACTACCCCGCAAGGCGGAGGATATAAAAGTTTAAATGTCACGATTCGTAAAACATTACAGCTTTTTGCTAATATTCGTCCTTCTGTTTCCTTTTATCCTTTTACTAGAACATTACATCCAAATTTGAACCTCACTATTATACGTGAAAATGAAGAAGATTTATATGCAGGTATAGAATACCGCCAGACTCATAACATGTATGAATCGGTAAAGTTAATTAGCCATACCGGTTGTGAAAAAATTATTAGATATGCTTTTGAATATGCAGTAAAAAATAACCGTAAAAAAGTTACTTGCTTAAGTAAAGATAATATCATGAAGTTTTCTGATGGGATTTTTCATAAAGTATTTAATGAAATTGCAAAAGAATATTTGCAAATTAATAATGAGCATTATATTATCGATATCGGGGTGGCAAGGCTTGCTACCAAACCGGAAATGTTTGACGTAATTGTGACTTCTAATTTATACGGTGATATTATCTCTGATGTAGCTGCTGAAATTTCAGGTTCGGTAGGGCTTGCTGGTTCTGCAAATGTCGGACAGCATTATGCGATGTTTGAGGCGGTACATGGAAGTGCTCCCGATATTGCAGGTCAGGATATCGCTAATCCTTCAGGGCTTTTAAATGCTGCTATAATGATGCTAGTGCATATAGGGCAGTGTGATGTTGCTAGTTTAATCGAAAATGCTTGGAAGAAAACTATAGAGGATGGCATTCACACAGCTGATATATATAATGACCAGACTTCTAGTAAAAAAGTCGGTACAAAAGAATTTGTTGAAGCAGTAGTTAAAAGATTAGGACAGTTACCAGTGGAGCTATCTAAAGCAGATTATCCGTTAATTGCCAAGAAACAAGAAAGTAATATAGATTATAAAATTGATACCAAAGAAGTTAAGAAGCTGGTTGGCACCGATATATTTGTAAATATGAATGTTTTGTCTGCTCATGATATAGCAGATAAAATTAATAAGCTTGATATTGGTAATTTTGAGTTAAAAACTATATCTTCAAAAGGGTTAAAGTTATGGCCTCGTGATGCAAGATTTGAAACTGTTGCTGATCATTGGTGTTGTCGTTTTATGAATAAAGACGGTACGGAAATAAAGTATCTAGATATAACAAGATTGCTTGAAGCTTTAAGCAAAGCAAATATTACTTTTATTAAAGTAGAGAATCTATTTGAGTTTGACGGGGTGGCAGGTTATAGTTTAGCCCAGGGGGAATAA
- a CDS encoding Na+/H+ antiporter subunit G has protein sequence MTLYYMGILLVIIGLFAIFSGIIGFFRFSGFYPKLHAASVIESFGVPICLIGFACIKADIINFVKLILAALLILLLNPVATHALGKASLLSMSFPRKQ, from the coding sequence ATGACACTATATTATATGGGAATATTATTGGTAATTATTGGATTATTTGCTATATTTTCAGGAATAATCGGGTTTTTTAGATTTTCTGGTTTTTATCCTAAGTTACATGCTGCAAGCGTTATTGAGAGTTTTGGAGTACCTATTTGCTTAATAGGCTTTGCTTGTATTAAAGCAGATATTATTAACTTTGTTAAATTAATTTTAGCTGCTTTATTGATTTTGCTACTAAATCCGGTAGCAACTCATGCACTTGGTAAAGCCTCGCTGCTTTCAATGTCATTTCCACGAAAGCAGTAA
- a CDS encoding DUF4040 domain-containing protein gives MNIALNFNLSNYLLNLIAFLLILISIKIIFAKDLLNAVIASSVFSLLIGISYLIMDAPDVAMTEAALGACLSTCVYLNLLCTLPPDLKNIENTNIIPASLICLVFVIILTYMGLELPNYGDDNAPLHMHSSKYYIENTTNDIGIPSLVAAILASYRGYDTLGETSVILIAGIAVLLVFSKKFEGDDVSKDVIPQLDRGIRKNINWMPWRDYGMTKIIKYITSFIIPYIILYSIYIQLNGESSPGGGFQAGVIFVSSFIAYDLVYGNQKLNRYFSPNVLIYIAILGVAIYVIVGTISLFFNDNYLNYYSLTNFINDKLLAQHIGIFIVEIVIGVTVAAIMYLIYNLFNHE, from the coding sequence ATGAATATAGCTTTAAATTTTAATCTCAGCAATTACCTACTTAACTTAATTGCTTTTTTATTGATTTTAATATCCATAAAAATAATTTTTGCTAAAGATTTACTAAATGCAGTGATTGCTTCTTCTGTCTTTAGCTTATTAATCGGCATATCTTATCTGATTATGGATGCTCCAGACGTTGCAATGACTGAAGCAGCACTTGGAGCTTGCTTATCAACATGTGTATATTTGAATTTGTTATGTACATTACCTCCTGATTTAAAGAATATTGAGAACACTAATATTATTCCCGCAAGTTTAATATGTTTAGTATTTGTAATAATTCTTACTTATATGGGGCTAGAATTACCAAATTACGGTGATGATAATGCTCCTCTTCATATGCATTCAAGTAAATATTACATCGAAAATACTACTAACGATATTGGTATACCTTCACTTGTTGCAGCTATTCTTGCTAGCTATCGTGGCTATGATACTTTAGGTGAAACTAGCGTAATTTTAATTGCAGGAATTGCCGTTTTGTTGGTATTTTCAAAAAAATTTGAAGGAGACGATGTTTCAAAAGATGTCATCCCGCAGCTTGACCGCGGTATCCGTAAAAATATAAACTGGATGCCATGGAGGGACTACGGCATGACCAAAATAATAAAATATATTACTAGTTTTATAATCCCTTATATAATTTTGTACAGTATATATATTCAGCTTAACGGTGAATCTTCGCCGGGTGGTGGCTTTCAAGCAGGTGTTATATTTGTGTCTAGCTTCATTGCTTATGATTTAGTTTACGGTAATCAAAAATTAAATCGATACTTCTCTCCTAATGTATTAATTTATATTGCTATTTTAGGGGTAGCAATATATGTAATTGTAGGAACAATATCACTATTTTTTAACGATAATTATTTAAATTATTATTCACTAACAAATTTTATCAATGATAAGCTACTTGCTCAACATATCGGAATATTTATCGTAGAAATCGTTATAGGTGTAACTGTTGCAGCTATTATGTATTTAATTTATAACTTATTTAACCATGAATAA
- a CDS encoding heme exporter protein CcmB produces the protein MNNLFVLIKREFIVQNRINNIIKYLVIFCLFCIISTVLVNSERDINKFGLIFSVICLLISLINFSSIIFKSDLEDGSLELLLSIVSYEEIILAKFFAIFISSTVGLVFILPIIYIFFDQTLLEIIFFFMSVWLMLGLSSSLVVLSGSVQCYFKKNANFVGTFIMPLLIPDIIMTGLILQDNNLQLIFIMIGINLVFLPISFFLSSYLIKNIYNIT, from the coding sequence ATGAATAATTTATTTGTATTAATTAAGCGTGAATTTATAGTGCAGAATCGCATTAATAATATAATTAAATATCTAGTGATATTTTGTTTGTTTTGCATAATTAGTACTGTTTTAGTTAATAGTGAAAGGGATATTAACAAATTCGGTTTAATTTTTTCGGTAATTTGTTTATTAATTTCATTAATAAATTTTTCTTCTATTATATTTAAATCTGATTTGGAAGACGGAAGCTTAGAGTTGTTATTATCAATTGTCAGTTATGAAGAAATTATATTAGCTAAATTTTTTGCTATATTTATCAGTAGTACGGTAGGTCTGGTTTTTATTTTACCTATTATTTATATTTTTTTTGATCAAACTTTGCTTGAGATAATATTTTTCTTTATGAGTGTATGGCTGATGTTAGGTTTATCAAGTAGTTTAGTAGTTTTATCCGGTAGCGTGCAATGTTATTTTAAGAAGAATGCTAATTTTGTTGGTACGTTTATTATGCCGTTATTAATTCCGGATATTATAATGACAGGTTTAATATTACAAGATAATAACTTACAATTAATTTTTATTATGATAGGAATTAATTTAGTATTTTTACCGATTTCATTCTTCTTAAGTTCCTATTTAATTAAAAATATTTATAATATTACGTGA
- the petA gene encoding ubiquinol-cytochrome c reductase iron-sulfur subunit has product MSDTEDNKNKQTTRRDFMVLTASSVAVVGAACALLPLIDSLNPSADVLALSSIEVDLSNIAVGQTVTVKWQGKPVFITNRTPDKIAAARAVKMSELIDPETDEARIKAGYDNWLVTIGICTHLGCVPLANQGEYDGWFCPCHGSQYDSSGRVRRGPAPLNLAVPPYTFISDKKIRIG; this is encoded by the coding sequence ATGTCAGATACTGAAGATAATAAAAACAAGCAAACTACACGTCGTGATTTTATGGTTCTAACAGCTAGTAGTGTTGCAGTGGTCGGGGCTGCATGTGCACTCTTACCTCTTATTGATTCTTTAAACCCTTCTGCAGATGTGCTAGCTTTATCATCAATTGAGGTTGATCTATCAAATATTGCGGTAGGGCAGACAGTTACGGTTAAGTGGCAAGGTAAACCGGTTTTTATCACCAACCGTACTCCTGATAAAATAGCCGCAGCAAGAGCAGTCAAAATGTCAGAGCTTATTGATCCTGAAACAGATGAGGCGCGCATTAAAGCGGGCTATGATAATTGGCTTGTAACAATCGGGATCTGCACGCATTTAGGTTGTGTGCCGCTTGCTAATCAAGGTGAATATGATGGATGGTTCTGTCCGTGCCATGGCTCACAATATGATTCTTCAGGTAGAGTTAGAAGAGGTCCTGCGCCTTTAAATTTAGCAGTACCGCCTTATACCTTCATTAGCGACAAAAAAATTAGAATTGGGTAG
- a CDS encoding cytochrome b, whose translation MNEDITTKKSNAIIEWIDYRLPIFSFLKHFSHYQTPKNLSYLWNLGSIAGIALVIQIITGVVLAMHYTPHVDHAFDSVERIMRNVNYGWLLRYTHAVGASMFFAAVYLHIARGLYYGSYKTPRELLWHIGIIIFLTMMATAFMGYVLPWGQMSYWGATVITNLFSAIPLIGESIVTWLWGGFSVDNPTLNRFFSLHYLLPFIIVALVMLHLVALHQHGSNNPKGIDVKSSQDTIPFHPYYTVKDFVGFGVYFMIFAYFIFYAPNYLGHPDNYIQANPLVTPAHIVPEWYFLPFYAILRAVPSKLGGVLLMFGSIFVLFLLPWLDTSKVRSSNYRPIYRIAFWIFMADCLLLGYLGGQPVEEPYIIISRFAACYYFFHFLVAVPLIGKYEKPLPLPEQL comes from the coding sequence ATGAATGAAGATATTACCACTAAAAAGTCTAATGCTATTATAGAATGGATAGATTATCGCTTACCTATTTTTTCTTTCCTAAAGCATTTTAGCCATTATCAAACTCCAAAAAATCTTAGCTATTTATGGAATTTAGGCTCTATTGCCGGTATTGCTTTAGTAATTCAGATAATTACTGGTGTGGTGCTTGCTATGCACTATACTCCGCATGTTGATCATGCTTTCGATAGTGTTGAGCGTATCATGCGTAATGTAAATTACGGCTGGTTACTACGTTATACTCATGCGGTAGGTGCATCGATGTTTTTTGCTGCCGTATACTTACATATAGCAAGAGGCTTGTATTACGGCTCTTATAAAACACCTAGAGAACTGCTTTGGCATATCGGTATTATCATTTTTCTAACTATGATGGCTACTGCTTTTATGGGGTATGTACTACCATGGGGGCAAATGAGTTACTGGGGTGCAACAGTAATTACTAATTTATTTTCAGCTATTCCGCTAATAGGGGAATCCATAGTTACATGGTTATGGGGTGGTTTTTCTGTTGATAATCCGACATTAAATAGATTCTTCTCTCTGCATTATTTATTACCGTTTATTATCGTTGCCCTTGTAATGCTCCATTTAGTAGCCTTGCATCAGCATGGTTCAAATAACCCAAAAGGTATTGATGTTAAAAGCTCTCAAGATACTATTCCGTTCCATCCTTATTATACCGTAAAGGATTTTGTCGGTTTTGGGGTGTATTTCATGATATTTGCCTATTTTATTTTTTACGCACCGAATTATTTAGGACATCCCGATAATTACATTCAGGCAAATCCGTTAGTGACACCTGCTCATATCGTACCTGAATGGTATTTTCTACCATTTTATGCGATCCTTAGAGCCGTGCCGTCTAAGCTCGGCGGTGTGCTATTAATGTTTGGAAGTATATTCGTATTGTTTTTACTACCTTGGCTTGATACTTCAAAAGTCAGAAGTAGCAATTATAGACCAATATACCGCATTGCTTTTTGGATATTTATGGCAGATTGTTTATTGCTTGGTTACTTAGGGGGACAGCCGGTAGAAGAGCCGTATATTATCATTAGCCGTTTTGCTGCTTGTTATTACTTTTTCCATTTCTTAGTCGCCGTACCACTGATCGGTAAATATGAGAAGCCGTTGCCATTGCCGGAACAGTTGTAA
- a CDS encoding cytochrome c1 produces the protein MKIKLIISIIILIISSVCLAGQEALPLHKMKWSFDGVFGTVKREAAQRGFQVYKEVCSVCHGLNNLYYRNLKDIGFSDDEIKEIAKVYTVKDGPNDAGEMFDRPALPSDRFVTPYPNEQAARSANNGAYPPDLSLIIKARHDGANYIYSLLTGYKEPPADFKLMQGTHYNPYFPSEQIAMPPPLTDGQVTYMDGTNASVEQMSHDVTVFLQWAAEPEMEHRKAMGLKVMMFLVVFTIFFYIAKNRIWSNLK, from the coding sequence ATGAAAATTAAACTCATTATCTCCATCATCATACTAATAATCTCTAGCGTATGCCTAGCAGGTCAAGAAGCATTGCCACTGCACAAGATGAAATGGTCGTTTGATGGTGTATTTGGTACAGTTAAGCGTGAAGCTGCACAAAGAGGTTTTCAAGTTTATAAAGAAGTTTGCAGCGTTTGTCACGGTTTGAATAATTTATATTACCGTAATTTAAAAGATATTGGTTTTTCTGATGATGAAATAAAAGAAATCGCTAAAGTATATACGGTAAAAGATGGACCAAATGATGCAGGTGAGATGTTTGACCGTCCTGCGCTTCCATCTGATCGTTTTGTAACTCCTTACCCTAATGAGCAAGCGGCAAGATCAGCTAATAATGGAGCATATCCTCCTGATTTATCTTTAATAATAAAAGCACGTCATGACGGAGCTAATTATATATATTCGCTGCTTACCGGTTATAAAGAACCACCGGCAGATTTTAAGCTGATGCAAGGCACTCATTATAATCCCTATTTTCCTAGTGAGCAAATAGCAATGCCGCCGCCGCTTACAGATGGGCAGGTTACTTATATGGACGGCACTAATGCAAGCGTAGAGCAGATGTCGCATGATGTTACAGTATTCTTACAATGGGCAGCTGAGCCGGAAATGGAACACCGTAAAGCTATGGGTCTTAAAGTCATGATGTTTTTAGTAGTATTTACTATCTTTTTCTATATTGCCAAAAACCGTATTTGGTCTAATTTAAAGTAG
- a CDS encoding Hsp20/alpha crystallin family protein has protein sequence MLKNVRLYIPSIAAIILSSNIAMANKNYDAGHATALRQVADLIDNQMTNIDNLFRNRLSLYESNSIKSNFITKDKQYIVVMEVPGFEKSQIKVKVSRNKLFITGNIEEKNKSDDLDNYMNKNFNYVISLYEDVDQTNISSNLKNGILTIILPRTEVKEQDAREIPIN, from the coding sequence ATGTTAAAGAATGTAAGATTATATATTCCGTCTATAGCAGCTATTATTTTATCAAGTAATATTGCAATGGCTAATAAGAATTATGATGCTGGTCATGCGACGGCTTTGCGTCAAGTAGCCGATTTAATAGATAATCAAATGACAAATATTGATAATTTATTTAGAAATAGATTGTCGTTGTATGAATCTAATAGCATAAAAAGTAATTTTATTACTAAAGATAAGCAGTATATTGTTGTTATGGAAGTACCTGGATTTGAAAAAAGTCAAATTAAGGTCAAAGTAAGCAGAAATAAATTATTTATTACAGGGAATATAGAAGAAAAAAATAAATCTGATGATTTAGATAATTATATGAATAAAAATTTTAATTATGTAATATCATTATATGAGGATGTAGATCAAACAAATATCTCTTCAAACCTTAAGAATGGAATACTTACTATTATTTTACCTCGCACTGAGGTTAAAGAACAAGATGCAAGAGAGATACCGATTAATTAG
- the prfB gene encoding peptide chain release factor 2 (programmed frameshift) gives MYAEIENYVKKIEQSLELLERSLDIKTATKRLKELAELTTNPDLWNDQVNAQTLLREKSTLEEKLNTLNKLKSNLKDTLELEALAETENDLETLAQVKQDLKNLSIIAAKFETEYLFSGEADCNNCFLEINAGAGGTESHDWASIMMRMYLRFAERLDFKTEIINMINGEEAGIKSCTIRIIGKRAYGWFKTEAGVHRLVRISPFNAAGKRMTSFASSWVYPEIDDNISITIDDKDLRIDTFRASGAGGQHVNTTDSAVRITHIPTGTVTQCQSDRSQHKNKAQAMRMLKAKLYELEMQKRTDNINEQNAAKTDNSWGHQIRSYILQPYQMVKDLRTDYETSDTRGVLDGNLEEFVSASLAMNAGSKR, from the exons ATGTACGCCGAAATAGAAAATTATGTAAAAAAAATTGAGCAATCTTTAGAATTGCTTGAGAGGTCTCTT GATATCAAAACTGCAACTAAACGATTAAAAGAATTAGCAGAACTAACAACAAACCCTGATTTATGGAATGATCAGGTTAATGCACAAACATTACTTCGAGAAAAAAGTACTTTAGAAGAAAAACTAAATACTTTGAATAAACTGAAATCTAATTTAAAAGATACTTTAGAACTTGAAGCACTAGCTGAAACTGAAAATGACTTAGAAACACTTGCACAAGTTAAACAAGATCTTAAAAATTTAAGCATAATTGCTGCTAAATTTGAAACAGAATATTTATTTTCAGGGGAAGCAGATTGTAATAATTGCTTTTTGGAAATTAATGCTGGAGCAGGAGGAACTGAAAGCCATGACTGGGCATCTATCATGATGCGTATGTATTTGCGTTTTGCCGAAAGATTAGACTTTAAAACTGAAATAATCAATATGATTAACGGCGAAGAAGCAGGCATTAAATCATGTACAATTAGGATAATAGGCAAACGTGCTTACGGCTGGTTTAAAACTGAAGCAGGAGTTCATAGGCTGGTGCGTATTTCCCCGTTTAATGCGGCAGGTAAAAGAATGACTAGTTTTGCAAGTAGCTGGGTATATCCCGAAATTGATGATAATATATCAATTACTATTGATGATAAAGATTTAAGAATTGATACTTTCAGAGCATCAGGAGCTGGCGGACAGCATGTTAACACTACAGATTCTGCCGTACGTATAACCCACATACCGACAGGAACAGTAACGCAATGTCAAAGCGATAGGTCACAGCATAAGAATAAAGCTCAAGCTATGAGAATGCTTAAAGCCAAACTCTATGAGCTTGAAATGCAGAAACGCACAGACAATATTAACGAACAGAATGCAGCTAAAACCGATAATAGCTGGGGACACCAAATTAGGTCATATATACTGCAACCGTATCAAATGGTGAAAGATTTACGTACCGATTATGAAACTTCCGACACTAGAGGAGTGCTTGATGGTAACCTTGAAGAATTTGTTTCTGCAAGCCTTGCTATGAACGCCGGTAGTAAAAGATAA
- the lepA gene encoding translation elongation factor 4, protein MNNQKYIRNFSIIAHIDHGKSTLADRLIEHCGGFQAREMSKQVLDSMDIEKERGITIKAQTVKLLYKAKDGNTYYLNLMDTPGHVDFAYEVSRSLAACEGSLLVVDSTQGVEAQTLANVYKAIENNHEIVPVLNKIDLPASEPEHVKQQIEDIIGIDASEALLISAKSGIGIDLVLEAIVNKLPPPKESSDDILKALLVDSWYDPYLGVVILVRIIDGALRKNMRIKMMATNSVYKVEHVGYFTPKKHIADVLYAGEIGFFTASIKQVADCKVGDTITDEKKPCEQALPGFKPNLPVVFCGFYPTDSSEFEYLKDSLAKLHLNDSSFEYEMESSSALGVGFRCGFLGLLHLEIIQERLSREFDLDLITTAPSVIYKIYMRDGESLEIYNPADLPNLQKIESIEEPWIKAIIIVPDEFLGAVLSLCTEKRGVQLDHSYIANRARIVYKLPLNEIVYDFYDRLKSCSKGYASFEWQMDVYAPSELVKLGILVNGKAVDALSTIVHRSRAEQTGRALCVRLKDLIPIQQIDIVIQASIGSRIIARETIKALRKDVLSKCYGGDITRKRKLLEKQKIGKKRMRQYGNIEIPQSAFIAALKIGDE, encoded by the coding sequence ATGAATAATCAAAAATATATAAGGAACTTTTCAATAATTGCTCATATCGATCATGGTAAATCTACGTTAGCAGATAGGTTAATTGAACATTGCGGTGGATTTCAGGCTAGAGAAATGAGCAAACAAGTGCTAGATTCGATGGATATCGAAAAAGAACGCGGCATAACTATTAAGGCACAAACAGTAAAGCTTTTATATAAGGCTAAAGACGGTAATACTTACTATTTGAATCTAATGGATACTCCAGGACATGTCGATTTTGCTTATGAAGTTAGCAGGTCTTTAGCTGCTTGTGAAGGCTCATTATTGGTAGTTGATAGTACGCAAGGAGTAGAGGCACAAACGCTTGCAAACGTTTACAAAGCAATCGAGAATAACCACGAAATAGTACCGGTGCTTAATAAGATTGATTTACCTGCTTCCGAACCTGAGCATGTTAAGCAGCAAATAGAGGATATAATCGGAATTGATGCAAGTGAGGCGCTGCTAATTTCTGCTAAAAGCGGTATAGGGATTGATTTAGTTTTAGAAGCAATAGTAAATAAATTACCTCCGCCAAAAGAAAGTAGTGATGATATTTTGAAAGCTTTGCTTGTTGATAGTTGGTATGATCCATATCTTGGCGTGGTTATTTTAGTACGTATTATTGATGGGGCTTTACGTAAGAATATGCGTATTAAAATGATGGCTACAAACTCAGTTTATAAAGTTGAGCATGTTGGATATTTTACTCCGAAAAAACATATTGCGGATGTTTTATATGCAGGGGAGATTGGTTTCTTTACTGCTTCTATAAAGCAGGTAGCGGATTGTAAAGTCGGGGATACTATAACTGATGAGAAAAAGCCTTGTGAGCAAGCATTGCCTGGCTTTAAACCAAATTTACCTGTAGTGTTTTGCGGCTTTTATCCAACGGATAGTTCAGAGTTTGAGTATCTAAAGGATTCGCTTGCTAAATTGCACCTTAATGATTCCAGCTTTGAATATGAAATGGAAAGCTCCTCAGCACTCGGAGTAGGCTTTAGGTGTGGCTTTTTAGGGTTACTACATTTAGAGATTATTCAGGAACGTTTAAGTAGGGAGTTTGATTTAGATTTAATTACTACCGCACCAAGCGTGATATATAAAATTTATATGCGAGATGGTGAGAGCTTGGAAATTTATAACCCAGCAGATTTACCTAATTTACAAAAAATCGAGTCAATCGAAGAGCCATGGATTAAGGCAATTATAATTGTACCTGATGAGTTTTTAGGTGCAGTATTATCGCTTTGTACTGAAAAAAGGGGAGTACAGTTAGATCACAGCTACATAGCAAACAGGGCTAGAATAGTTTATAAATTACCGTTAAATGAGATAGTTTATGATTTTTACGATCGTTTAAAAAGCTGTTCTAAAGGTTATGCAAGTTTTGAATGGCAAATGGATGTTTATGCACCTTCTGAGCTTGTTAAACTTGGAATTTTGGTTAACGGTAAGGCGGTTGATGCATTATCCACAATCGTACATCGCTCTCGTGCCGAGCAGACGGGTAGGGCGTTATGTGTAAGGTTAAAGGACTTGATACCAATACAGCAAATCGATATAGTGATTCAAGCAAGTATAGGTAGCCGTATTATTGCCCGTGAGACTATTAAAGCCCTGCGTAAAGACGTATTATCTAAATGTTATGGTGGTGATATAACCCGTAAGCGTAAGCTTCTTGAGAAGCAAAAAATAGGTAAAAAGAGAATGAGACAGTACGGTAATATTGAAATCCCGCAATCTGCCTTTATTGCTGCTTTAAAAATAGGTGATGAGTAA
- a CDS encoding HdaA/DnaA family protein, with product MQQYIFRFTTPNKYHPDEFIVSSSNDQAYNIIQNWQHRFGVNPYKFTLLIKGPSSSGKTYLTKIWQNLSNAYIIKDIFFNEEILEQYNAFIIEDIENWQEPALLYIFNIINEKRKYLLLTSFDKSKNFALPDLSSRIKSVLSIVLNSPDDELIKVLIFKHFSISSVIISRQIIDFLLVNLPREHSKIIEILENINQIALTSKRKITTSLVKEVLNKYSHTIL from the coding sequence ATGCAGCAATATATATTTCGTTTTACTACTCCTAATAAATATCATCCTGATGAATTTATTGTTTCTAGTTCTAACGATCAAGCGTATAATATTATACAAAATTGGCAACACAGATTTGGCGTTAATCCTTATAAATTTACTTTATTAATTAAAGGTCCTTCTTCTTCAGGCAAAACTTATTTAACCAAAATATGGCAAAATTTAAGCAATGCCTATATTATTAAAGATATCTTTTTTAATGAAGAAATTTTAGAACAATACAATGCTTTTATTATTGAAGATATTGAAAACTGGCAAGAGCCGGCATTACTGTATATATTTAATATTATTAACGAAAAACGAAAATATCTTTTACTTACCTCGTTTGATAAAAGCAAAAATTTTGCTTTACCTGATTTATCTTCACGTATTAAATCAGTGCTTAGTATAGTATTAAACTCTCCTGATGATGAATTAATCAAAGTTCTAATATTTAAGCATTTTTCTATTTCTTCAGTAATAATATCCAGGCAAATCATAGATTTTCTTTTAGTAAATTTACCTAGGGAACATTCTAAAATCATAGAAATATTAGAGAATATTAATCAAATTGCTCTAACTTCCAAAAGAAAAATCACTACTTCATTAGTCAAAGAAGTTTTAAATAAGTATAGTCATACAATATTATAA